A part of Helicobacter ibis genomic DNA contains:
- the typA gene encoding translational GTPase TypA, which yields MQNIRNIAVIAHVDHGKTTLVDGLLRQSGTFASHEQVDERVMDSNDIEKERGITILSKNTAIKYKDTKINIIDTPGHADFGGEVERVLKMVDGVLLLVDAQEGVMPQTKFVVKKALGLGIKPIVVVNKIDKPAAQPDRVVDEVFDLFAAMDANEEQLDFPVVYAAARDGYAIKNLDDEKKNLEPLFDAILEHVPLPSGESTNPLQIQIFTLDYDNYVGKIGIARIFNGKIKKGENVMLAKSNGEKVTGKITKLIGFYGLARTEINEAQAGDIVALAGFHSINVGDSIVDPNNPIPLDPMHLEEPTMSVNFAVNDSPFAGTEGKHVTANKLKERLEKEMQTNIAMKIEELGEGKFKVSGRGELQITILAENLRREDFEFSISRPEVIVKEIDGQKCEPFEMLVIDTPQDYSGSVIEKLGRRKAELKAMNPMGEGYTRLEFEIPARGLIGYRSEFLTDTKGEGIMNNSFLEFRPFSGNVETRNNGALISMENGEATPFSLGNIQERGVLFIPPQTKVYVGMIIGEHSRENDLDVNPVKAKHLTNMRASGSDDAIKLTPPRDLNLERALEWIEEDEILEVTPKNIRIRKKVLDPTQRKRKNK from the coding sequence ATGCAAAACATTAGAAATATCGCAGTAATAGCACATGTCGATCATGGCAAAACAACTCTTGTAGATGGTCTATTGCGTCAATCAGGCACATTTGCAAGCCATGAGCAAGTTGATGAAAGAGTTATGGATAGCAATGATATAGAAAAAGAAAGAGGTATTACAATTCTCTCTAAAAACACAGCTATAAAATACAAAGATACAAAAATAAACATAATAGACACCCCCGGACACGCTGATTTTGGTGGTGAAGTTGAGAGGGTGTTAAAAATGGTAGATGGCGTTTTGCTTTTAGTTGATGCACAAGAAGGAGTTATGCCACAGACTAAATTTGTGGTTAAAAAAGCTCTAGGACTTGGGATTAAGCCAATTGTTGTTGTAAATAAAATAGACAAACCAGCAGCACAACCAGATAGGGTTGTAGATGAAGTATTTGATCTCTTTGCTGCTATGGACGCTAATGAAGAACAACTAGATTTTCCAGTTGTATATGCAGCAGCAAGAGATGGATATGCGATTAAAAACTTAGATGATGAAAAGAAAAATCTCGAACCATTATTTGATGCCATTTTAGAGCATGTGCCACTTCCAAGCGGAGAATCTACAAACCCACTTCAAATTCAAATTTTTACACTAGATTATGATAATTATGTTGGAAAAATCGGAATTGCTAGAATCTTTAATGGCAAGATAAAAAAAGGCGAAAATGTAATGCTTGCTAAAAGTAATGGAGAAAAAGTTACAGGCAAAATTACAAAACTAATAGGATTTTATGGACTAGCAAGAACAGAAATTAATGAAGCACAAGCTGGAGATATAGTTGCTTTAGCGGGATTCCATTCTATAAATGTTGGAGATTCAATAGTTGATCCAAATAATCCTATCCCACTAGATCCTATGCACCTAGAAGAACCTACTATGAGTGTTAATTTTGCGGTTAATGATTCTCCTTTTGCAGGAACAGAAGGCAAGCATGTAACGGCAAACAAGCTAAAAGAAAGATTAGAAAAAGAAATGCAAACAAATATTGCTATGAAAATAGAAGAGCTTGGAGAAGGTAAATTTAAAGTAAGCGGTAGAGGTGAATTGCAAATTACAATCCTAGCAGAAAATCTAAGAAGGGAAGATTTTGAATTTAGTATCTCAAGACCTGAAGTAATTGTAAAAGAAATAGATGGACAAAAATGCGAACCTTTTGAAATGCTAGTAATAGATACTCCACAAGATTATTCTGGTAGTGTAATTGAAAAGCTAGGCAGAAGAAAGGCAGAACTAAAAGCCATGAATCCTATGGGTGAAGGATATACAAGATTAGAGTTTGAAATTCCAGCTAGAGGATTAATTGGATATAGAAGCGAGTTTTTAACAGATACTAAAGGTGAAGGGATTATGAATAATAGCTTTTTAGAATTCCGTCCATTTAGTGGTAATGTAGAGACTAGAAACAATGGAGCATTAATCTCTATGGAAAATGGAGAAGCTACGCCATTTTCACTAGGAAATATACAAGAAAGAGGAGTATTATTTATACCACCACAAACAAAAGTATATGTAGGTATGATTATAGGAGAACACTCAAGAGAAAATGACTTAGATGTAAATCCAGTAAAAGCAAAACACCTAACTAACATGCGTGCAAGTGGAAGCGATGATGCAATAAAGCTAACTCCACCTAGGGATTTGAATTTAGAGAGAGCATTAGAATGGATAGAAGAAGATGAGATATTAGAAGTAACTCCAAAAAATATAAGAATAAGAAAAAAAGTGCTTGATCCAACGCAAAGAAAAAGAAAGAATAAATAA
- a CDS encoding ribonucleoside-diphosphate reductase subunit alpha encodes MLMVIKRDGRIEPLDITKIQKYTKDSVVGLEGVSQSELEVDAKLQFRDKITTEEIQQTLTKTAVDKIDVDAPNWTFVAARLFLYDLYHRVNGFNGYKHLKEYLELGERENRIIKGMKEKFNLDRLNLKIDSKRDLQFTYLGIKTLYDRYLLKDKTGKPIELPQHMFMGIAMFLAQNEKDPNYWAEQFYDMLSKFEVMAATPTLSNARTPRHQLSSCYVGSTPDNIEGIFDSYKEMALLSKYGGGIGWDFSKIRGLGSFIDGHKNAAGGVIPFLKITNDIAIAVDQLGTRKGAIAVYLEPWHSDIFDFVDIKKNSGEERRRTHDLFPALWIPDLFMKRVAEDGLWNLFDALICSDLTDLHGEAFEARYKEYENDPNIPKETIKAKELWKKILTSYFEVGSPFLCFKDNANRTNPNYHSGIIRSSNLCTEIFQNTEPNECFIRVEFEDGTFIDYPENMEIKLDCGNTKSSNKISSTDSINGKRVFIAQRESKDGRSAVCNLASINLSKIHTKEDLERVIPIAVRMLDNVIDLNFYPNRKVKTTNLNNRAIGLGIMGEAQMLAENKIEWGSQKHLETIDEIMEIISYNTINASCNLAKEKGVYNDFTGSLWSQGIFPIDKANIEAKKLVDRGGLFGFVYDWESLREEVKTHGIRNGYLMAIAPTSSISILVGTTQTIEPIYKRKWFEENLSGLIPVVAPNLSLDNWNYYTSAYDIDQTLIIKAAAIRQKWVDQGQSTNIFITIDKASGRYLNEIYTLAWKLGLKSTYYLRSQSMDSESQTMDRSIECEGCQ; translated from the coding sequence ATGCTTATGGTAATAAAGAGGGATGGTAGAATAGAGCCATTAGATATAACAAAAATACAAAAATATACAAAAGATTCTGTAGTTGGCTTAGAAGGTGTCTCACAAAGTGAATTAGAAGTTGATGCAAAGTTACAATTTAGAGATAAAATAACTACAGAAGAGATTCAACAAACATTAACAAAAACTGCTGTAGATAAAATAGATGTAGATGCACCAAACTGGACTTTTGTTGCTGCTAGATTATTTCTGTATGATTTATACCATAGGGTAAATGGCTTTAATGGATATAAGCATTTAAAAGAATACCTAGAGCTAGGCGAGAGAGAAAATAGAATAATAAAAGGCATGAAAGAAAAATTCAACCTTGATAGATTAAATCTAAAAATAGATTCAAAAAGAGATTTGCAATTTACATATCTAGGAATAAAAACTCTATATGATAGATATTTATTAAAGGATAAAACAGGAAAACCAATTGAGTTACCTCAACATATGTTTATGGGCATTGCTATGTTTTTAGCACAAAATGAAAAAGATCCTAACTACTGGGCAGAGCAGTTTTATGATATGCTATCAAAATTTGAAGTAATGGCAGCTACACCAACTCTATCAAATGCTAGAACCCCAAGACATCAGCTAAGCTCATGCTATGTAGGAAGTACACCTGATAATATTGAAGGGATTTTTGATTCATATAAAGAAATGGCGCTATTGAGTAAATATGGCGGTGGAATTGGCTGGGATTTTTCTAAGATTAGAGGTTTAGGAAGCTTTATTGATGGACATAAAAACGCAGCAGGCGGAGTTATACCATTTTTAAAAATTACAAATGATATAGCAATAGCAGTAGATCAGCTTGGTACTAGAAAAGGTGCTATTGCAGTGTATTTGGAACCTTGGCATAGTGATATTTTCGATTTTGTTGATATTAAGAAAAATAGTGGCGAAGAAAGAAGGAGAACACACGATTTATTCCCTGCACTATGGATTCCTGATTTATTTATGAAAAGAGTTGCAGAAGACGGTTTGTGGAACTTGTTTGATGCTCTTATTTGTTCTGATTTGACAGATTTACACGGGGAGGCGTTTGAAGCAAGATACAAAGAATATGAAAATGATCCAAATATCCCAAAAGAAACAATAAAAGCAAAAGAATTATGGAAAAAGATTCTAACTAGCTACTTTGAAGTCGGATCTCCATTTTTATGCTTTAAAGATAATGCCAATAGAACAAATCCAAACTATCATTCAGGGATTATTAGAAGCTCGAATCTTTGCACAGAAATCTTTCAAAATACAGAACCTAATGAATGCTTTATAAGAGTTGAGTTTGAAGATGGCACATTTATAGACTATCCAGAAAATATGGAAATTAAACTTGATTGTGGAAATACAAAATCATCAAATAAAATAAGCTCAACAGATAGCATAAATGGCAAGAGAGTATTCATAGCCCAAAGAGAATCAAAAGATGGCAGAAGTGCGGTGTGTAATCTAGCGTCTATAAACCTATCAAAAATACACACAAAAGAAGACTTAGAAAGAGTAATACCAATAGCAGTAAGAATGCTAGATAATGTTATTGATTTAAACTTCTATCCAAACAGAAAAGTAAAAACAACAAACCTAAATAATCGTGCAATAGGTCTTGGAATCATGGGTGAAGCACAAATGTTAGCAGAAAACAAAATTGAATGGGGAAGCCAAAAGCACCTAGAGACAATAGATGAGATAATGGAGATAATAAGCTACAACACAATTAATGCTAGTTGCAATCTAGCAAAAGAAAAGGGTGTTTATAATGACTTTACTGGCTCTTTATGGTCTCAAGGGATCTTCCCAATAGATAAAGCCAATATAGAAGCCAAAAAGCTGGTCGATAGAGGTGGATTATTTGGGTTTGTGTATGACTGGGAATCTTTAAGAGAAGAAGTAAAAACTCATGGAATTAGAAATGGATACTTAATGGCTATTGCACCTACTAGCTCTATTTCTATCCTAGTTGGCACAACTCAAACTATCGAGCCTATCTATAAGAGAAAGTGGTTTGAAGAAAACTTGAGTGGTCTTATTCCGGTTGTTGCACCTAATTTAAGCTTAGATAATTGGAACTACTATACTTCAGCATATGATATAGATCAAACACTAATCATAAAAGCAGCAGCAATCAGACAAAAATGGGTGGACCAAGGACAAAGCACAAATATATTTATAACGATAGATAAAGCAAGTGGAAGATATCTCAATGAAATATATACACTAGCATGGAAGTTAGGGCTAAAATCCACATATTATCTGAGATCTCAAAGCATGGATTCTGAAAGTCAAACAATGGATAGAAGTATAGAGTGCGAGGGTTGTCAATAA
- a CDS encoding PhoH family protein: protein MFLLDTSIILDDINNLALINGDIFISSVTLHELDSKKELNNQIGYFAREFFRRLNYINESANISPINSDKIHVFYFDYENKQIKIQIINRETFATNNLSYGLNDARILEIAKDYKLELLTNDISLKIQALGSGVSANPLSNNNTESLHDLNFFHSFKIHKNNTKEHIEKDNDFCCLKNWSLIEIKEQDNTESSLYDTGKIRYGLKINNEFCEIDFDLISKEKLYINPINLEQRFLYSLLTHKNNKITICSGATGSGKTLMALQAGISLFKQGIVDGIVYMRNTITANDKEAELGFRKGDEHQKLSYFMYPLFSAINFMITKMQKESLAKKIEYRGEANSIFSKEATEYFLQKHNIEVLDIAHARGISIAKKFVIFDESQNASNATIKLIGTRMAEDSRIVFLGDINQIDHPYLNKYHNGLTTLLQKAKCDNFIAGIVLKHTIRSEIAGWFEDNL from the coding sequence GTGTTTTTACTTGATACATCGATTATTTTAGATGATATTAATAATCTAGCTTTAATAAATGGAGATATTTTTATCTCCAGCGTAACTCTACATGAGCTAGATTCCAAAAAAGAACTAAACAATCAAATCGGATACTTTGCAAGAGAATTTTTTAGAAGGCTAAATTACATTAATGAATCTGCAAATATATCACCTATAAATTCAGATAAGATACATGTTTTTTACTTTGATTACGAAAATAAGCAAATAAAGATTCAAATAATAAATAGAGAAACTTTTGCTACAAATAATTTAAGCTATGGTTTAAATGATGCAAGAATCCTAGAAATCGCAAAAGATTACAAATTAGAATTACTAACTAATGACATTTCATTAAAGATACAAGCCTTAGGCAGTGGAGTATCTGCTAACCCTCTAAGCAATAATAATACAGAATCTTTGCATGATTTAAATTTTTTTCATAGCTTTAAAATACACAAAAACAACACAAAAGAACATATAGAAAAAGATAATGATTTTTGCTGCCTAAAAAACTGGTCTTTAATAGAAATAAAAGAGCAAGACAATACAGAATCATCTCTATATGATACAGGCAAGATTCGATATGGGTTAAAGATTAATAATGAGTTTTGCGAAATTGATTTTGATTTAATATCTAAAGAAAAGTTATATATAAATCCTATAAATTTAGAACAAAGATTCCTATACTCTCTACTCACTCATAAAAACAACAAAATAACAATATGCAGTGGTGCTACTGGAAGCGGGAAAACCCTAATGGCTTTGCAAGCTGGTATTAGCCTCTTTAAACAAGGGATAGTGGATGGAATAGTATATATGAGAAACACAATTACTGCAAATGATAAAGAAGCTGAATTGGGTTTTAGAAAAGGTGATGAACATCAAAAGTTAAGCTATTTTATGTATCCACTCTTTAGTGCCATAAACTTTATGATAACAAAAATGCAAAAAGAATCTCTAGCCAAAAAAATAGAATATAGAGGTGAAGCTAATAGTATCTTTAGCAAAGAAGCCACAGAATATTTTTTACAAAAACACAATATAGAAGTGCTAGATATTGCTCATGCAAGAGGGATTAGCATAGCAAAGAAATTTGTAATTTTTGATGAATCTCAAAATGCTTCAAATGCAACAATCAAGCTTATAGGGACTAGAATGGCTGAAGATTCTAGGATTGTATTTTTAGGAGATATAAACCAAATAGACCACCCATATTTAAACAAATATCACAATGGATTAACCACCCTACTACAAAAGGCTAAGTGTGATAATTTTATAGCTGGGATAGTATTGAAGCATACTATCCGTAGCGAAATTGCAGGTTGGTTTGAAGATAATTTATAA
- a CDS encoding esterase-like activity of phytase family protein: MKKIVLCATLFSTLVLAREYEANLKGHITIDSKAYIKPPKDAPEFFNTYGKFANFTREEKIASFVSKGNRETDYYLPFNNQPIQGHSGIKYDKNTDSYFVLTDNGLGKKHNSYDAMLYMHNFKLDFKDSSYKLVETIFFNDKNKKYKYPITTEATKERYLSGADFDLESFQMIGGDFWVGDEFGPFLLHFDRSGTLKEVFEVYVNNKELLSPDNPKLKFADLPEGKNMEFNIKRSRGFEAMASYGDKLYLLLEGGIYNGDSYESVNGKEFLRIIEFDTKSKKYTNKTYKYFLEDKSHSIGDFNMIDKQYGLIIERDGKEGVADKQCIGKNTANCFNNVAKFKRIYKVKLENGEAKKIGYIDLLNINDNDRVSKKLLVNGRFVFPFETIEGVDIVDSKHIVVANDNNFPYSSSRESNKTDDNEFILLEVSEFLNAK; this comes from the coding sequence ATGAAAAAGATAGTGTTGTGTGCTACATTATTTAGCACTTTAGTATTAGCTAGAGAATATGAAGCAAATTTAAAAGGTCATATAACAATAGATTCAAAAGCTTATATAAAGCCGCCAAAAGATGCACCAGAGTTTTTTAACACATATGGCAAGTTTGCAAATTTCACAAGAGAGGAAAAAATAGCGTCTTTTGTATCTAAAGGAAATAGGGAGACTGATTATTATCTGCCATTTAACAATCAACCAATACAAGGTCATAGTGGTATTAAGTATGACAAAAATACCGATAGTTATTTTGTATTAACAGATAATGGGCTTGGAAAAAAGCATAACTCATATGATGCAATGCTTTATATGCATAATTTCAAGCTTGACTTTAAAGATTCAAGTTATAAGTTAGTTGAGACTATATTTTTTAATGATAAAAACAAAAAATATAAATATCCAATCACAACTGAAGCAACCAAAGAGAGGTATTTAAGTGGTGCTGATTTTGATTTAGAGAGCTTTCAGATGATTGGTGGTGATTTTTGGGTTGGAGATGAGTTTGGTCCATTTTTATTGCATTTTGATAGAAGTGGCACTTTAAAGGAAGTTTTTGAAGTATATGTTAATAATAAGGAGTTATTAAGCCCAGATAATCCTAAGCTTAAATTTGCAGACCTGCCAGAGGGTAAAAATATGGAGTTTAACATTAAGCGCTCTAGGGGATTTGAAGCTATGGCAAGTTATGGTGATAAGCTTTATTTATTGCTAGAGGGAGGTATTTATAATGGAGATTCTTATGAATCTGTAAATGGAAAAGAGTTTTTAAGAATCATAGAATTTGACACAAAAAGCAAGAAATACACAAATAAGACTTATAAATATTTCCTAGAAGACAAAAGTCATTCTATAGGTGATTTTAATATGATTGATAAGCAATATGGGCTAATAATAGAGCGAGATGGAAAAGAGGGTGTAGCAGATAAGCAATGTATAGGTAAAAACACTGCAAATTGTTTTAATAATGTTGCTAAGTTTAAGAGAATCTATAAAGTAAAGCTAGAAAATGGTGAAGCTAAAAAAATAGGATATATAGATCTGCTAAATATTAATGATAATGATAGAGTGTCTAAAAAACTGCTTGTAAATGGGAGATTTGTTTTTCCATTTGAGACTATAGAGGGAGTAGATATAGTTGATAGCAAACATATAGTAGTAGCAAATGACAATAATTTTCCATATTCTTCAAGTAGAGAATCAAACAAAACAGATGATAATGAATTTATATTACTTGAAGTTTCAGAGTTTTTGAACGCTAAGTAA
- the xseA gene encoding exodeoxyribonuclease VII large subunit, whose translation MKILSVSELNEQIKAIFEESFYYVSVCGEVSNCVYHTSGHVYFTLKDKDSTVKCVMFKSNAIRLKFQIKDGNRIVVCGSLGVYSPRGEYQINCQSAQTHGVGNLQEEFLKLKDEYQKKGYFDNKKKIPKYPRKIILLTSKTGDVINDMKMVALKRGFGAKFILINTKVQGEDAKCSIAKNISIADSLEADCIILARGGGSIEDLWAFNEREVVEAIFNAKTPIISAIGHEPDYVLSDYVASLRAPTPSAAISMIMPDISEVMMNLDSIATRFNRHFVNLINNKQKDLDTYLIRLNAYSLDKYIEKQYQKINTLKTMLGLKIAHKVGKLERSLPSIQELNGMLKLKISTLSYKLESLKAMLDSKNPSNIQKKGYVYAKINNKSIESLKDIEVNNTLILEDLHASLEVVVKSKKLL comes from the coding sequence ATGAAAATCCTTAGCGTAAGTGAATTAAATGAGCAAATTAAGGCTATATTTGAAGAGAGTTTTTATTATGTAAGCGTGTGTGGTGAAGTTAGTAATTGCGTATATCACACAAGTGGACATGTTTATTTCACGCTAAAAGATAAAGATTCGACTGTTAAGTGTGTTATGTTTAAAAGCAATGCTATTAGGCTTAAATTTCAAATAAAAGATGGCAATAGAATTGTTGTATGTGGCTCTCTTGGTGTATATTCCCCAAGGGGCGAGTATCAGATTAATTGTCAGAGTGCTCAAACGCATGGCGTTGGTAACTTACAAGAAGAGTTTTTAAAACTAAAAGATGAATATCAAAAAAAGGGATATTTTGATAATAAAAAGAAGATTCCAAAATATCCTAGAAAAATAATTTTACTAACCTCAAAAACTGGCGATGTAATAAATGATATGAAAATGGTAGCACTTAAAAGAGGATTTGGGGCTAAATTTATTTTAATAAACACAAAGGTGCAGGGCGAAGATGCAAAATGTAGCATAGCCAAGAATATATCTATTGCTGATAGCCTAGAGGCTGACTGCATTATCCTTGCTAGAGGTGGTGGTTCTATTGAGGATTTATGGGCTTTTAATGAAAGAGAAGTAGTTGAGGCTATATTTAATGCTAAAACTCCAATTATCTCTGCAATAGGACATGAGCCAGATTATGTATTAAGCGACTATGTAGCATCTCTAAGGGCACCAACGCCATCTGCTGCAATCTCTATGATAATGCCTGATATTAGTGAAGTTATGATGAATCTAGATTCTATCGCAACTAGATTTAATAGGCATTTTGTAAATTTAATAAATAATAAACAAAAAGATTTAGATACTTATTTAATACGACTAAATGCTTATTCTTTGGATAAATATATAGAAAAGCAGTATCAAAAAATAAACACACTAAAGACCATGCTTGGTTTAAAAATTGCTCATAAAGTAGGCAAATTAGAGAGAAGTCTACCAAGTATTCAAGAGCTAAATGGAATGCTTAAATTAAAAATATCAACATTATCATACAAACTAGAATCCCTAAAGGCAATGCTAGATTCTAAAAATCCAAGCAACATTCAAAAAAAAGGTTATGTATATGCAAAAATAAATAATAAAAGCATAGAAAGCCTAAAAGACATCGAGGTAAATAATACACTAATCTTAGAGGATTTACATGCTTCTTTAGAAGTTGTAGTGAAGTCAAAAAAGCTACTTTGA
- a CDS encoding pyruvate/oxaloacetate carboxyltransferase, with amino-acid sequence MIKITENSLRDGNQSLIATRLRLEDMIEAAKHFEEVGFHSVEVWGGATYDTCLRYLKEDPFERLSTLKEIFKITPIQMLLRGQNLIGYRHYADDVVCEFIRLSAQHGVDIFRVFDALNDIRNIKKSVEEIKKQNKHAQGAICYTTSPVHNIKGFVEFGKELEKIGCDSLAIKDMAGLLEPNVAYELVKAIKEEINLPLALHTHSTAGFAFASHIRAIEAGVDIVDLANSSFAEGTSHPCTQSMVATLRNTKWDSKLDLKPMEKAAEILKKNRRKYKKFESEYNQIDTRVLINQIPGGMISNMANQLREQNALDKMDEVLEEIPSVRRDFGYPPLVTPSSQIVGTQAVLNVLTQTKYKTLTTESQNLIRGLYGKTPAPISKELLEKVESSSIISTRPADTLNDELQKAIAESKDFAKSPTDVISYAMFGNIAKTFLVERNENRLAPEALTTFQSDNAPMPREFRINMHGETYSVKVEGSGAKDQALRSFFVRIDGELKEVIIENENEDKIETPNRKDSLPQAHLRGHIISHMPGNLTKIKVKVGDKIKEGDVVAIVEAMKMENQILATIGGEVKEIYAKEGQQISANLAIMLVE; translated from the coding sequence ATGATAAAAATAACAGAAAATAGCCTAAGAGATGGAAATCAATCACTAATAGCTACTCGTTTAAGATTGGAAGATATGATTGAAGCAGCAAAACACTTTGAAGAGGTTGGCTTTCATAGTGTAGAAGTGTGGGGTGGTGCTACTTATGATACTTGCTTGAGATATTTAAAAGAAGATCCGTTTGAGAGATTATCCACTTTAAAAGAAATCTTTAAAATAACTCCAATACAAATGCTACTAAGAGGGCAGAATCTAATAGGATATAGACACTATGCAGATGATGTTGTATGTGAGTTTATAAGGCTTAGTGCCCAGCATGGTGTAGATATTTTTAGGGTTTTTGATGCGTTAAATGATATAAGAAACATCAAAAAAAGTGTAGAGGAAATAAAGAAACAAAACAAACACGCACAAGGTGCTATATGCTACACAACTTCACCTGTTCATAACATTAAAGGATTTGTTGAATTTGGTAAAGAATTAGAAAAAATAGGTTGCGATTCACTTGCTATTAAGGACATGGCTGGATTATTAGAGCCAAATGTCGCATATGAGCTAGTAAAAGCTATAAAAGAAGAGATAAATTTGCCTCTAGCACTTCATACGCATTCCACTGCCGGATTTGCCTTTGCTAGTCATATTAGAGCTATTGAAGCGGGGGTTGATATTGTTGATCTTGCTAATTCTTCTTTTGCTGAAGGAACAAGTCACCCATGTACTCAATCAATGGTAGCTACATTGAGAAATACAAAATGGGATAGTAAATTAGACTTAAAGCCAATGGAGAAGGCAGCAGAGATTCTAAAGAAAAATAGAAGAAAATATAAAAAGTTTGAATCAGAATACAATCAAATTGACACTAGAGTTCTCATAAATCAAATACCCGGTGGTATGATATCTAATATGGCAAATCAACTAAGGGAACAAAATGCACTTGATAAGATGGACGAGGTATTAGAAGAAATTCCTAGTGTGAGGAGGGATTTTGGCTATCCTCCATTAGTTACCCCTTCAAGTCAGATAGTTGGAACTCAAGCAGTGCTAAATGTCCTAACACAAACAAAATATAAAACACTAACTACTGAATCTCAAAACCTAATAAGAGGACTATATGGCAAAACTCCAGCTCCAATTTCTAAAGAATTACTAGAAAAAGTTGAATCTTCTAGCATAATATCAACTAGGCCTGCTGATACTCTAAATGATGAGCTACAAAAGGCTATTGCAGAATCTAAGGATTTTGCAAAGTCTCCTACTGATGTCATCTCATATGCTATGTTTGGTAATATTGCAAAGACATTTTTAGTAGAGAGAAATGAAAATAGACTAGCCCCAGAGGCACTAACTACATTTCAAAGTGATAATGCACCAATGCCAAGAGAGTTTAGAATAAATATGCATGGAGAGACATATAGTGTAAAAGTTGAGGGGAGTGGTGCAAAAGATCAAGCACTTAGGTCGTTTTTTGTAAGAATCGATGGAGAGCTAAAAGAAGTAATAATAGAAAATGAAAATGAAGATAAAATAGAGACACCAAATAGAAAAGATTCATTGCCTCAAGCACACCTAAGAGGACATATAATATCTCACATGCCGGGGAATCTAACAAAAATCAAAGTAAAAGTTGGCGATAAAATAAAAGAAGGCGATGTAGTAGCAATAGTAGAAGCTATGAAGATGGAAAATCAAATACTTGCAACAATAGGTGGCGAAGTGAAAGAAATATACGCTAAAGAAGGACAACAAATAAGTGCGAATTTAGCAATAATGCTAGTAGAGTAG
- a CDS encoding putative metalloprotease CJM1_0395 family protein, which translates to MQVGSNFSGYSWFDAYAKDFTQKEKKVSYEVESTSKKEDEEQENYELDKQDKKKENTEMVNGKELEPDEADYVRELERIDRNVKAHENAHIAAGAGVVTGGASYSYTRGPDGRMYATAGEVPIAMQKGDTPQETIQNARKVVAAAMAPADPSPQDYKVAASAMQMESQARVEMAQETQEKLKEDIKRREEDKSENESLDKKQNSKNSYEISSYIKNQNNNNIDTPKLEIAG; encoded by the coding sequence ATGCAAGTAGGTTCTAATTTTTCTGGTTATAGTTGGTTTGATGCCTATGCTAAAGATTTTACACAAAAAGAAAAGAAAGTAAGCTATGAAGTAGAATCTACAAGTAAAAAAGAAGATGAAGAACAAGAAAATTATGAATTAGATAAGCAAGATAAGAAAAAAGAAAATACGGAAATGGTAAATGGCAAAGAGCTAGAACCTGATGAAGCAGATTATGTCCGCGAATTAGAGAGGATAGATAGAAATGTAAAAGCCCATGAAAACGCCCATATAGCAGCTGGTGCTGGTGTAGTAACTGGAGGTGCTAGTTATAGCTATACTAGAGGGCCTGATGGAAGAATGTATGCAACTGCTGGTGAAGTGCCAATAGCTATGCAAAAAGGTGATACACCGCAAGAAACTATACAAAATGCAAGAAAAGTCGTTGCTGCTGCTATGGCACCTGCTGACCCTAGTCCGCAGGATTATAAAGTAGCTGCAAGTGCTATGCAAATGGAATCTCAAGCAAGAGTGGAGATGGCACAAGAAACACAAGAAAAACTAAAAGAAGATATAAAAAGAAGAGAAGAAGATAAAAGTGAAAATGAATCTTTAGACAAAAAGCAAAATAGTAAAAATTCTTATGAAATATCTAGCTATATAAAAAATCAAAATAACAACAATATAGATACTCCAAAGCTTGAGATAGCTGGTTAA